The Takifugu rubripes chromosome 7, fTakRub1.2, whole genome shotgun sequence genome has a segment encoding these proteins:
- the LOC101061342 gene encoding tumor necrosis factor receptor superfamily member 11B → MCARTLKSNPTMKLILLITASLSWAFQQQGDPPKYQYLDPVTSDLLMCDQCPPGTAVKTHCTADAPTECQACPEKHFAENWHWGDTCQFCTSVCKERQLVKQQCNRTHDQLCECAPGYHLVVEFCIAHNSCPPGYGVTAAGTPVSDTVCERCPVGHFSASDSSTEPCQPHRNCSNLGFKTLRWGTSTTDSLCATQDKAAMLECSDHHALCHNDVTLCEEAVYQSLSSLRLSSVPLERLLESLPGRKVDRKSLERLKKTCSPQQQVLQLLRLWRERNKDQDKLYGIIQGVHHCERKVSRCNSLKNLTLNDLLIVAESLPGVKVHQEDILAVVSSCLPRQYILQLLHLWQTANYDLDLAKGLSHSLRVMRSREAPRYLLRGLKKISRIIGANSAHKLYEKMFVSMLQDETCFKALKPLNE, encoded by the exons ctcaTCACTGCTTCCCTTTCCTGGGCCTTCCAGCAGCAGGGTGACCCACCAAAATACCAATACCTTGACCCTGTGACCTCAGACCTCCTGATGTGTGACCAGTGCCCGCCAGGCACAGCCGTGAAAACTCACTGCACGGCTGATGCTCCCACAGAGTGCCAGGCCTGCCCCGAGAAGCACTTTGCAGAGAATTGGCACTGGGGAGATACGTGCCAGTTCTGCACCTCA gtgTGTAAAGAGAGGCAACTTGTCAAGCAGCAGTGTAACAGAACGCATGATCAGCTCTGCGAGTGCGCGCCAGGCTACCACCTAGTGGTGGAATTTTGCATTGCACACAATAGCTGTCCGCCAGGCTATGGAGTGACAGCTGCAG GGACCCCAGTGAGTGACACGGTGTGCGAACGCTGTCCTGTTGGTCACTTCTCCGCCAGCGACTCTTCCACCGAGCCCTGTCAGCCCCACAGGAACTGCTCCAATCTGGGCTTTAAGACCCTGAGGTGGGGCACATCCACGACGGACAGCCTCTGCGCCACCCAGGACAAGGCGGCCATGCTGGAGTGCTCTGATCATCACGCCCTGTGCCACAATG ATGTGACGCTGTGCGAGGAGGCCGTCTACCAGTCGCTCTCCTCGCTGCGGCTGTCGTCGGTGCCCCTGGAGAGGCTGCTGGAGAGTCTTCCTGGACGCAAGGTGGATCGCAAGAGCCTTGAGCGTTTGAAGAAAACCTGCTCGCCCCAGCAGCAGGTGCTTCAGCTGCTGCGGCTGTGGCGGGAGCGGAACAAGGACCAGGACAAGCTCTACGGCATCATACAAG GGGTGCACCACTGTGAGAGGAAAGTCTCCCGCTGCAACAGCTTGAAAAACCTGACCCTGAACGACCTCCTGATCGTCGCCGAGAGCCTGCCGGGGGTCAAAGTTCATCAGGAGGACATCCTGGCTGTGGTTTCGTCCTGCCTCCCCAGGCAGTacatcctgcagctgcttcacctCTGGCAGACGGCGAACTACGACCTAGACCTGGCCAAAGGCCTGTCGCACAGTCTGAGGGTGATGCGTAGCAGGGAGGCACCACGCTACCTCCTCCGAGGCCTGAAGAAGATCAGCCGCATCATCGGAGCCAACTCGGCGCACAAGTTATACGAGAAGATGTTCGTCAGCATGCTGCAGGATGAGACATGTTTTAAAGCTCTGAAACCATTAAATGAATAG
- the LOC101061564 gene encoding tumor necrosis factor receptor superfamily member 11B-like has product MLLVKLLFLLPSSALCASSVVDSTPTYEHQDPSTGKTLLCDKCPPGTHMAAHCTPSTSTKCVPCGENHFTELWNYLPRCLYCGNFCYENQEVETECSATSNRVCRCKEGFYSSSDFCFRHSECKPGLGVKTKGTSITDTVCEHCADGYFSNSSSAEDPCVKHRECAPGQNVLLCGSVYHDAVCGTCEDLASQGEIYRVIVSRLFKTQRMRLGKMRKFVARYVSKPGRPVSRHRGTLLEQITLWLSEAPVEQLKKLPEVLRATQLNSLADKLEKTVSALNCNSI; this is encoded by the exons ATG CTCCTCGTCAAGCTGCTATTCCTTCTTCCTTCATCTGCCCTGTGCGCTTCTTCAGTGGTGGATTCAACCCCTACCTATGAGCACCAAGATCCGTCCACTGGGAAGACACTCCTCTGTGACAAATGTCCTCCAGGCACGCACATGGCCGCGCACTGCACACCCTCCACGTCGACCAAGTGTGTGCCATGCGGGGAGAATCACTTCACCGAGCTGTGGAACTACCTGCCCAGGTGTCTGTACTGCGGCAACTTCTGCTATGAGAACCAAGAGGTGGAGACGGAGTGCTCGGCCACCAGCAACAGGGTCTGTCGGTGTAAGGAGGGCTTCTACTCGTCTTCTGACTTTTGCTTCAGGCATTCAGAGTGCAAGCCTGGCCTGGGAGTCAAAACCAAAG GAACGTCCATAACGGACACCGTGTGTGAACACTGCGCTGATGGCTATTTCTCCAATTCGTCTTCTGCGGAGGATCCGTGCGTAAAACACCGGGAATGCGCACCGGGACAGAATGTGCTCCTCTGCGGATCAGTGTACCATGACGCGGTGTGCGGCACTTGCGAGGATCTTGCCAGTCAGG GTGAGATCTACAGGGTGATCGTCTCTAGACTCTTCAAGACGCAGCGGATGCGTCTGGGGAAAATGAGGAAATTCGTCGCCAG GTACGTCTCTAAGCCGGGCAGGCCAGTCTCCAGACACAGGGGTACCCTGCTGGAGCAGATCACGCTATGGTTGTCCGAGGCgcctgtggagcagctgaagaaaCTGCCGGAGGTGCTGAGGGCAACGCAGCTCAACTCGCTGGCAGACAAACTAGAGAAAACCGTCTCTGCCCTAAACTGCAATTCCATTTGA